Genomic DNA from Mus musculus strain C57BL/6J chromosome 11, GRCm38.p6 C57BL/6J:
CAagcttctgtgtatgtgtttactgatgtttagcatttgaaatctcGAATCACTTTTTTCTCAGTCATTCTCACTCCTTTCTTTGGGACAGGACCTGTTTACACTGGGCATGTAAACGCAACCATGGACAGGTGGTGTCCTACCTGCTACAATCAGGAGCTGACAGAGAGATTCTTACAACAAAAGGGGAAATGCCGGTACAACTAACATCAAGGAGAGAAATCAGGAAGATTATGGGAGGTGAGTCTGTTCGGGGAGCCTTTAAGATGTGCTATTATTGGCCACATTGATACTGATCAGATAACTGGTCCTATTTTTGTAAGTTAATTACTATGCCAAGGTTGtgattgcattttttttcctaggaggccaatactatatatatatatatatatatatatatatatatatgtaaaaaaatatatatttttttttaatttgtaaaattgaCAATAGTAAAAATGGTAGTCATAAGCCTACtgaaatgttctttctcttcGAACTGAAGAGGCAGTCAGTCCTGACCAAAGTGTGGGTCACATCTCAGGTGACAACACTAGCTTTGACCGTGCTCCTTTCTTTAGTAAattttgtgttctgtatttttctattttcaagtGGAAGAAGccgatgaggaggaggagatccCTCAGCTGAAGAAGGAGTCAGAACTGCCCTTTGTCCCCAACTATCTGGCCAACCCAGCTTTCCCTTTTATCTACACCCCTGCAGCAGAAGACTCCACCCAATTGCAGAATGGgggcccctccccacctccagtgTCACCTCCTGCAGATAGCTCACCTCCATTGCTCCCCCCCACAGAAACCCCTTTGCTAGGGGCCTTTCCTAGGGACCACAGCTCTTTGGCATTGGTCCAGAATGGTGATATTTCTGCCCCCTCTGCCATACTTAGAACACCAGAAAGCACAAAACCTGGTCCTGTCTGTCAGCCACCAGTGAGTCAGAACCGCTCCCTGTTCTCTGTCCCATCCAAGCCCC
This window encodes:
- the Ankrd40 gene encoding ankyrin repeat domain-containing protein 40 isoform 2 (isoform 2 is encoded by transcript variant 2), encoding MSALLEQKEQQERLREAAALGDIREVQKLVESGVDVNSQNEVNGWTCLHWACKRNHGQVVSYLLQSGADREILTTKGEMPVQLTSRREIRKIMGVEEADEEEEIPQLKKESELPFVPNYLANPAFPFIYTPAAEDSTQLQNGGPSPPPVSPPADSSPPLLPPTETPLLGAFPRDHSSLALVQNGDISAPSAILRTPESTKPGPVCQPPVSQNRSLFSVPSKPPVSLEPQNGTYAGPAPAFQPFFFTGAFPFNMQELVLKVRIQNPSLRENDFIEIELDRQELTYQELLRVSCCELGVNPDQVEKIRKLPNTLLRKIKDEPRPWN